The nucleotide window CATATGAGCGTTGTGCCGGCAGTGCGGCGGGACGTAAGGCGGCCGCACACGGCCCTGCTGCGCAAACGTCTTGAAAGCGTCGGCATAGCGATTGAATATGGCCATTCTCCGTTCCGAGATCGATTCCGACTCCTCCAGTTGCGCATAGAGAAAGGCGGCGATCAGTTCCGAGGGCAGGAAGGATGAGCCGATGTCAACCCAAGTGTATTTGTCAACCTGACCGCGGAAGAAGCGGGAGCGGTTGGTGCCCTTTTCGCGGACGATTTCAGCGCGCTCGATAAACTTATCGTCATTGATGCAAAGTGCGCCGCCCTCGCCGCTGATGTAGTTCTTGGTCTCGTGAAAACTGAGCGCTGCGAGGGGGGCGATGCTGCCCAGTGGACGCTCCTTGTAGTATGCTCCGACACCTTGTGCGGCGTCTTCGATGACGAGGAGACTATGGCGGCGGGCGATCTCCATAACGGCGTCCATCTCGCAGCCGACGCCGGCATAGTGGACTGGGACGACGGCCCGGGAGGCCGGTGTAATGGCTGCTTCGAGCTTCCCTTCATCAAGATTTAGGGTGTCGTCCCGCACATCGACGAAGCGAATTCGTGCTCCGCGCAAGACAAAGGCATTGGCCGTGGAGACGAATGTGAATGCCGGAATGATCACTTCGTCGCCCGGCTCTATTTCGGCTAACAGCGCAGCCATCTCGAGCGCGGCAGTGCAGGAATGAGTCAGTAGCACTTTACGGACGCCGAGATGCTCTTCCAGCCAGCGATGGCAGTTCCTGGTAAAAGCGCCGTCGCCGGCCAAGTGGCCGCTTTGAACGGCCTGGGCGATGTAATAGAGTTCCTTGCCGGCAATGAAGGGCCGGTTGAAGGGGATAGAGATGCTACTTTTCATCGAACCAGCGGTGAAACCAAAACTCGAGCAGCGAGGTGCGATATCCGCACGATTGGTAAAGGCTCTGCGCAGCGTAGTTGCGGCCTTGGGTGACGACTGAGGAGTGCGTGGCGCCTTGCGAACGAAACCACCTGTCAGCCGCCCCCACCAGTTGACGTCCCAAGCCCTGTCCCCGCGCCTGGGGACCGACGCCGATCAGGTCGATGATGCCGCGACTAACTTCCTGGTCGAAGCGTCCGATGATGAATCCGGCTGCCTCGCCGTTCACGAGTCCGGTCAGCACCAGGTCGGCATATCGTTCCAGTAGGCTCCGCTCGAGCCAAATGCGATAAAGTTCCGAGCACTTCTCAAGCGGGAAGCGGCCGTCGGTATAGAACCGGCTGTCGGTGAAGGAGTCCATGGCTATAGGCCGCAATTTCTCAAGGTCGGACTGAACAGCCGGCCTGATGATGTTGATGTCGTTAGCCGGTTCATCGAGTTCGGCAGTGAGGCGATGCACCAGCGTTACCTTCACACCGGTGAACCGGAAGCCGGCCTGGACGGCAGTCTCGACGGTATCCGGGTCGTCGCTGCGAGATAGAAAGTAGCAGCAGGCAAGGTCCTCTTGCGCCGCCCACTTGTTGACCCGGTTGAGGGCATCGTCATTCAGGGTATGGATATTCAACCGGCCAATGCGCAGACCGTAGAACTCCGTATCCCAGGGAAGGAAGACCCCTACCGGTCCGGAGTCAGTCATTGCCGCTGCGGGGTTCGCAAGCCGATAGCATACGGTGGACGGTCGAGCATCCGGGTATGCATCCGGGCGAGGTATTCGCCGATGATACCCAGGACGAGAAGTTGTGCTCCCGAAAAGATCGCGATCGCCGAGGCGAGGAAGGTGAAGCCCTGCACCGCAGTTCCCGCAATGAAGTAACGTCCCAGGACGAAGAGCAGCAGTCCGGCGCCGAACAGCGTCAGGATAAATCCGAGCCAACTTGCGAACTGGAGCGGCAGGGTGCTGAAGCCGGTCAGGAGGTTGAGGGCGTGAGTGAACAACTTGCGAAAGGTGTAGTTAGTCGTCCCCGAGCGGCGGGGATGGTGCTCAACTTCGATAAAGGTGAACCGGGATGTTCCCCACGACAGGAGTACTTCGATCGATACGTAAGTGCCGCGATAGTCGGCAAAGGCCGCCCTGAGCGCGGTCCTGAAAGCGCGAAAGGCGCTCACCCGACGGGCGTTTTCGTAGCCGATCACGCGTTGCAGAAGGCGCTTCATCAAGCCGGTGGCGAGTCCTCGCCAGAAGCCGTAGTGGCCTTCTCGTTGCGCCCCATAGACGACGTCGCAGTCTGTCGTGAGCCGGCCTAACAATTTCGGGATCTCTTCGGGAGGATTCTGCAGATCGTCATCGAGGGTGATGGTGCGGTTGAAGACGGACTCCCGGATCCCGCAAAGAAGGGCATTGTGCTGGCCGTAGTTGCGCATAAGATTTAATCCGCGTACAAATGGGTAGGATCCGGCAAGTGCTCCGATGACCTCCCACGTCCCATCCTTGCTGCCATCATTGACGAGGATCACCTCGAAGGGTTCGCCGATGCCGCTTAGCACTTTGTCAAGGCGTAGGACCAGATCGCGCAGGGTCGTCTCGCTGTTGTAGCAAGGCACTACGACCGAAATGCCGCTTGGGAGCGTGGCGGCCGATTCGGGCGTCATTTAGGCGGACTTTCGAGCAGAATCGTAACCGGCCCGTCGTTGCAGAGATGCACCTCCATATGCGCTCCGAAGATGCCAGTCGCAACGGCACATCCGGTATTTTGCAGTTGCTCGCAAAACCGTTCGAACAGGGGGGCGGCTTGACCGGGAGGTGCCGCTTTGATGAAATCGGGCCGGCGACCACGCTGAGCGCCGGCGTAGAGCGTGAACTGTGGAACGGCCAGAATCGATCCTCCAACTTCCGAAAGGGAAAGGTTCATCTTTCCGGACTCATCATCGAAGAGCCTGAGACGGCTCACTTTTGCAGCCATCCAGTCGAGGTCATTCACCTGATCGCTATTCGTAAATCCAATCAGCAGCAAATAACCGCGCTCAATCCGGCCGACGACCCGCCCTTCAACCGAGACCGATGCTTCTCGGACCCTCTGTAGGACGACCCGCACTTTAGCCTTCCGGTCTGATGAATTTTGGTCCTCTCATCTCATTAGTGACACGCAGTCCGGTCCGACCCACTCGCCCAGTGTGCGCATCAAATCGGGCGATGGCCGCACCCGGAACTTGCCGACACGATACGACTTCCTCTGACCGGAGGGCAACGCAAGGTCGATGAGCAGTGAGGAACTGCCTGGGGAGTCGGTACATAACCGACCCAGGCGAGTGAGGAGGGCTTCGCTTACCTGCTGACTGTTCAGACGCAGTTTGATCGTCTGCCCCCAGCGCTCGGCGACCTCTTCGAGAGGAATCATCTCCTCGATACGGATATTGGTTTCTTCACGTCCCTCTCGGCGCGTCACCCGGCCGCTGACCGCGACCAGCCGGTCCGGGACGGCGAGCGTCTCGAACTGCGCCATCTGGCCGGAGAAGAGGAGGCAGTCGGCCGTGCCCGTCAGGTCTTCGAGAGTTACCATCATCCAGCGGTCGCCTGATTTGGCGGTGCGTTTAGATATTGCTGCAACGACTCCGGCGATGCGGACCTGACGGCCATCTTCCCAATCCTCCTTGTCGCCGAGCCGGTGCTTGATCAAAGTGCCGAGTAGCGGTGTGTAGCGCTCCAGTGGATGACCGGTAATGTAATAGCCGAGCACCTTCTTTTCATTCGACTGGAGAAGATCAGGCGGATATTCCTCGAGGATATGGAGATCCGGTTCCTGAATATAAGATGTACCGGCTTCAGAACTACCACCGAAGAGGCCGTTTTGGCCGCGCAGGTGCTCGTCGGCGACGGCCTGTGCATAGGCCATCGCACCGGGCAGCGAGGCTTGCAGCGTAGCCCGCGTCTGTCCGAATGCATCGAAGGCTCCAGCGTCGATGAGCGACTCGACCATCCGGCGGTTCATGGCTCCCATACCGGTGGCGGCGAGGAACTGATGCAGGGAAGTGAACCTACCGCACCCCTTGCGCGCTTCAAGAAGCGTTGCCACCGCGGCTTCACCGACGTTACGAATGGCAGCCAACCCGAACCGAATGGCGTCGCCCTCGGCTTTGAAGGAGTCCTCACTCTCGTTGACGTCAGGCCGATGAATCGGGATGCTGAGTATCTTGCATTCGCCCATCAACCTTAAGACCTGCGATGGGTCGTTGCGGCGCACCGTGAGGCAGGCTGCGAGATACTCGACCGGATGATGGACTTTAAGATAGGCGCAGTGGTAAGCGATGACCGCATAGCCGGCGGCGTGGGCTTTGACGAAACCGTAACCGGCGAACTGCTCGCAAGCGGCAAAGATCTCCGAGGCGACCTTGCGGTCGATGCCGCTGGAAACGCAGC belongs to Calditrichota bacterium and includes:
- the rffA gene encoding dTDP-4-amino-4,6-dideoxygalactose transaminase; this translates as MSIPFNRPFIAGKELYYIAQAVQSGHLAGDGAFTRNCHRWLEEHLGVRKVLLTHSCTAALEMAALLAEIEPGDEVIIPAFTFVSTANAFVLRGARIRFVDVRDDTLNLDEGKLEAAITPASRAVVPVHYAGVGCEMDAVMEIARRHSLLVIEDAAQGVGAYYKERPLGSIAPLAALSFHETKNYISGEGGALCINDDKFIERAEIVREKGTNRSRFFRGQVDKYTWVDIGSSFLPSELIAAFLYAQLEESESISERRMAIFNRYADAFKTFAQQGRVRPPYVPPHCRHNAHMFYLILESESVRDRLIAHLREEGILAVFHYLPLHLSPMGLKWRAGEGSLPVTESISRRLVRLPFYYDLDPADQDRVVEAVVNFLRL
- a CDS encoding D-tyrosyl-tRNA(Tyr) deacylase — translated: MRVVLQRVREASVSVEGRVVGRIERGYLLLIGFTNSDQVNDLDWMAAKVSRLRLFDDESGKMNLSLSEVGGSILAVPQFTLYAGAQRGRRPDFIKAAPPGQAAPLFERFCEQLQNTGCAVATGIFGAHMEVHLCNDGPVTILLESPPK
- a CDS encoding GNAT family N-acetyltransferase, translated to MTDSGPVGVFLPWDTEFYGLRIGRLNIHTLNDDALNRVNKWAAQEDLACCYFLSRSDDPDTVETAVQAGFRFTGVKVTLVHRLTAELDEPANDINIIRPAVQSDLEKLRPIAMDSFTDSRFYTDGRFPLEKCSELYRIWLERSLLERYADLVLTGLVNGEAAGFIIGRFDQEVSRGIIDLIGVGPQARGQGLGRQLVGAADRWFRSQGATHSSVVTQGRNYAAQSLYQSCGYRTSLLEFWFHRWFDEK
- a CDS encoding glycosyltransferase family 2 protein, which translates into the protein MTPESAATLPSGISVVVPCYNSETTLRDLVLRLDKVLSGIGEPFEVILVNDGSKDGTWEVIGALAGSYPFVRGLNLMRNYGQHNALLCGIRESVFNRTITLDDDLQNPPEEIPKLLGRLTTDCDVVYGAQREGHYGFWRGLATGLMKRLLQRVIGYENARRVSAFRAFRTALRAAFADYRGTYVSIEVLLSWGTSRFTFIEVEHHPRRSGTTNYTFRKLFTHALNLLTGFSTLPLQFASWLGFILTLFGAGLLLFVLGRYFIAGTAVQGFTFLASAIAIFSGAQLLVLGIIGEYLARMHTRMLDRPPYAIGLRTPQRQ